A portion of the Oncorhynchus gorbuscha isolate QuinsamMale2020 ecotype Even-year linkage group LG19, OgorEven_v1.0, whole genome shotgun sequence genome contains these proteins:
- the LOC124006225 gene encoding ras-related protein Rap-2b-like produces the protein MREYKVVVLGSGGVGKSALTVQFVTGSFIEKYDPTIEDFYRKEIEVDSSPSVLEILDTAGTEQFASMRDLYIKNGQGFILVYSLVNQQSFQDIKPMRDQIIRVKRYERVPMILVGNKVDLEGEREVSAGEGKALADEWNCPFMETSAKNKGSVDELFAEIVRQMNYSSAPGRNDQCCSSCVIL, from the coding sequence ATGAGAGAATACAAAGTAGTGGTTCTCGGATCTGGCGGGGTTGGAAAATCCGCATTGACTGTGCAATTCGTAACGGGATCCTTTATAGAGAAATATGATCCCACGATAGAGGATTTCTACCGAAAGGAGATCGAGGTGGACTCGTCGCCTTCGGTTCTGGAGATACTGGACACGGCGGGGACCGAGCAGTTTGCCTCCATGAGAGACCTGTACATCAAAAACGGGCAGGGCTTCATCCTAGTCTACAGCTTGGTCAACCAACAAAGCTTCCAAGACATCAAACCAATGAGGGATCAGATCATTCGGGTGAAACGGTACGAGAGGGTGCCGATGATTCTGGTCGGGAATAAAGTGGACctggagggcgagagggaggtcTCGGCCGGGGAGGGGAAAGCGCTGGCGGATGAGTGGAATTGCCCGTTTATGGAAACTTCAGCCAAAAATAAAGGCTCGGTGGACGAACTGTTTGCAGAGATTGTCAGACAGATGAACTATTCTTCAGCACCAGGTAGAAACGACCAGTGCTGCTCGTCTTGTGTTATTCTTTAA